Proteins encoded within one genomic window of Streptomyces profundus:
- a CDS encoding aldo/keto reductase, with product MKAAGGRAPLGGSGVTVGRLALGTAPLAGLFTPVSEAAAEETLTAAWDAGVRTFDTAPHYGLGVSERRLGAFLRDRPRADVVVSTKVGRLLRPGFSPPGTDGFHGVPTDLTRVWDFSAAGVRASLEESLERSGLDAFDLVLLHDPDDHGEQALNEAYPALAELRAQGVVRAIGAGMNQTELLTRFVTDADLDCVLVAGRYSLLDRRAAGELLPACLARGTGVLVGGVFNSGLLADPRPGATFDYAPAPEPVLRRARRLAEVCAAFGVALPAAAIQFPWRHPAVSGVVLGARNAREVTENAAHAAAEIPEELWRALDALAPDDEEGRA from the coding sequence CCGGCCTCTTCACCCCGGTCTCGGAGGCGGCGGCCGAGGAGACGCTGACCGCCGCCTGGGACGCGGGCGTCCGCACCTTCGACACCGCGCCGCACTACGGACTCGGCGTCTCCGAGCGACGCCTCGGCGCGTTCCTGCGGGATCGGCCCCGCGCCGACGTGGTGGTCTCGACGAAGGTCGGCCGGCTGCTGCGGCCCGGCTTCTCGCCACCAGGCACCGACGGGTTCCACGGCGTGCCGACGGATCTGACCCGGGTGTGGGACTTCAGCGCCGCCGGCGTGCGGGCCTCCCTGGAGGAGAGCCTGGAGCGCTCCGGGCTCGACGCCTTCGACCTGGTGCTGCTGCACGACCCGGACGACCACGGCGAGCAGGCCCTGAACGAGGCGTATCCGGCGCTCGCCGAGCTGCGCGCGCAGGGCGTGGTGCGGGCCATCGGCGCCGGGATGAACCAGACGGAGCTGCTCACCCGTTTCGTCACCGACGCCGACCTCGACTGTGTGCTGGTCGCCGGGCGTTACTCGCTGCTCGACCGGCGGGCCGCCGGCGAGCTGCTGCCGGCCTGCCTCGCCCGGGGCACGGGGGTGTTGGTGGGGGGCGTGTTCAACAGCGGGCTGCTGGCCGACCCGCGCCCCGGCGCGACCTTCGACTACGCGCCGGCGCCCGAGCCGGTGCTACGCCGGGCGCGGCGACTCGCGGAGGTCTGCGCCGCGTTCGGGGTGGCGCTGCCGGCCGCCGCGATCCAGTTCCCCTGGCGGCATCCAGCGGTCAGCGGGGTGGTGCTGGGGGCGCGCAACGCCCGCGAGGTGACGGAGAACGCCGCGCACGCCGCCGCCGAGATCCCCGAGGAGCTCTGGCGCGCGCTGGACGCGTTGGCCCCTGACGACGAGGAGGGCCGGGCATGA
- a CDS encoding amidohydrolase family protein, translating into MRRIDAHHHIWDLSRRPQPWLLDAGLPKLHRTFDMRELTPTATEAGVVGTVLVQVLPSVAETREFLALAAADPLVQGVVGWVDLTAGGGAVAEAIAALRAGPGGDRLVGVRHLVQGERDPAWLAGPGVRAGLAAVAEAGLVYDLLVLPHQLPAAIEAVRALPGLRFVLDHLAKPPIASGELLPWAGDLRRLAAEPNVSCKLSGLVTEAGGAGWTTERLRPYAEVALDAFGPRRLLFGSDWPVCLAAASYGDVVDAAAELTARLTADERADVFGDTARRVYGLAP; encoded by the coding sequence ATGAGGCGGATCGACGCGCACCACCACATCTGGGATCTGTCCCGCCGCCCCCAGCCATGGCTGCTCGATGCCGGGCTGCCAAAGCTGCACCGCACCTTCGACATGCGGGAGTTGACGCCCACGGCCACCGAGGCGGGCGTCGTCGGCACGGTGTTGGTGCAGGTGCTGCCCAGCGTGGCCGAGACCCGCGAGTTCCTGGCGCTGGCCGCCGCTGATCCGCTGGTCCAGGGGGTGGTCGGCTGGGTGGATCTGACGGCGGGCGGCGGCGCGGTCGCCGAGGCGATCGCCGCACTGCGTGCCGGGCCGGGGGGCGATCGGCTGGTCGGCGTCCGCCATCTGGTGCAGGGCGAGCGCGACCCCGCCTGGCTGGCCGGCCCCGGCGTGCGCGCCGGCCTCGCCGCGGTGGCGGAGGCGGGCCTGGTCTATGACCTGCTGGTGCTGCCGCACCAACTCCCCGCCGCCATCGAGGCGGTGCGGGCGCTGCCGGGACTGCGGTTCGTCCTGGACCATCTGGCCAAGCCGCCGATCGCCTCGGGCGAGCTGCTCCCCTGGGCCGGGGACCTGCGGCGGCTCGCGGCGGAACCGAACGTCAGCTGCAAGCTGTCCGGGCTGGTCACCGAGGCCGGCGGGGCGGGGTGGACGACGGAGCGGCTGCGCCCCTACGCGGAGGTGGCGCTCGACGCGTTCGGCCCACGCCGACTGCTGTTCGGCTCCGACTGGCCGGTCTGTCTCGCCGCCGCCTCCTACGGAGACGTGGTCGACGCCGCAGCGGAGTTGACCGCGCGGCTGACGGCGGACGAACGCGCCGACGTGTTCGGCGACACGGCGCGCCGGGTGTACGGGCTCGCGCCCTGA